In the Lepidochelys kempii isolate rLepKem1 chromosome 4, rLepKem1.hap2, whole genome shotgun sequence genome, CTTCTTTACCAGACTGCTGTCATGGTGGAGAACTGATTGGCTTCCCTGCAAAGCTGCTTAGCAACATCTCAAAAGAGGTGGATGAAAATGATAACCATGAGGATGAGGagcattttctttctttagaGGCCAGCACAGAAACTTTGGTCCATATTTCTGATGGTGATGACAATGACGTTTCAAATCTGGGTTTGGATAAAGTTAACCACCAGTTCACTATCGGAAGGAAACTAACAGATGAAGAGCAGAGTTTAGGAGGAGCGGGCTCCTTAACAAAGATGGTAGCAATGATTAACACAAACAGGGATTCTAACATTTCTGAAACAATAGGAGATATTGGTGAACCTGACTATGACACAGTCCCCAgcgaagagaaggaagaggaggacatTTGTGGCAGTATTGGGAAAAGCCTGGAGCTTTGTAATTATAAAGGCTTAAATGAAGTAATAGATGCCCCAAGAGAAAATCTCTCCAGTTCTCTGAATGTGAAGGAAATTATGCCTGAGAAACAACTGCTTCATACTGCTATAATTGCACAACAGCGTAGGAAGTGTGATGCTCCTAAAGATGGGCATGAAAAGGCTGACTATAATGTGGTCCAGGGTGAGTTTACTCCTGGTCTGTATACTGGCAGTGGTAGACAACCCTTCTCAAAAGCAGATTCCAGCAACTATCTTATGCAATCTCCTCTCAGTTCCCATATAATGTCAATGGAAAAAGGACTGGATGAAAATGGTTACACAGAACCTCAAGTGGTTCCTGAAAAAAAATGCCTTTCAAACATCAGTCCGGTGGAAGGCACGCAGTGTTTACATTTGAAGGATAGTCTGTCCACCCACGAATCTACAGACAATCAAGTGAAACTGCGCAAAAGAAAGGTAGGATGTACACAAATTACAgggtttggtttcagtttttgTCAGTCAACCTTTTCTCATGTAATCTCATGGCTGATTTATTGAAGCAGTAAGGTAAATATCACTCAGAATGCTGTGTAGATGCCAGGTGTTGCAAATGCTTCTGCAAAACAATTTGGAAACATACCACTTGGATGTAAACTCATTTTAAGATCTGAAAATTACTGCTTTGTGAATTTGGGATGttccttatatttgtttatatatataccAATGCCTTTGATCACAATtttttattctattctattcatttatttttatccatgGCCAAATCAGTAAGCACACCCTCCCGGGgtttccttttttgttgttgtgagtgtgtgtgtgtgtttgttgttttggggatttttcttTGCTAGTACCAACTATCAGAGGTGGTCTTTAGATATAGCAATGTCTGCAGCTGTATAGGGCCTTTGTTTAAAAGGGATGGGGAGGAAAATGttgaaaacttttaaaagaaattctaAAATGTCTATATTACTGGTGCTGTGAAGTACAGGGAGCAGCTATTTGAGTTCCAGCAAAGCCCCATGAGCAAGTTCTCATAAAAAAATGTTGCTGGTATGAAGACAGCAGAAGCTCTTGACGTTTTCAGACTGAGAGCAACAACAGAACTTCACTGGCTCTTCAGACAGGGGAAAAGAGAGTAATTCCAAAActctaagggccagatcccaCAATCCCAGCaggagcaaaactcccattgacttccataggagGAGTTTTGCTGATCAtgggactgcaggattgggccctaagtcTGTTTCTGCTGGCTGCgttgcttagggcttgtctatacagtgtATTAGTACAAGGGTGTGAATTCCAGTGCACTCTAGCCTGCTGCACACTAGCTGGCTGGTTTGGGTCCAGGAGGGGTTCACTAACCGTTCCCTAGTATGTGTTAATTTAATCCTGTCTCAAATCATACCACATTAATGCACATTACGTAACTTTTAGTGAGTGCCAACAGGGTCCACACAGTACAAGTAGCACATGACACCCTCCTAGTGCGGACTAATGtgcagtgtaaacaagcccttattCTCTCTATCCAATACCTATGTCATATTGTGGTTCTACTCTCTGCCTATCTATCTGCTAACATCCACAATGAGCAATAATGCACAGCTCCTCTTGTCTTTTTTCAGAAATCTGGTTTCTATAGAACTGTGGTTTTACCATCAGACAAGATCTTCAGT is a window encoding:
- the LOC140910983 gene encoding rho GTPase-activating protein 7-like, which encodes MSLAIRKRSWEEHVTQWMGLPFNSVEYNTACHHGLVADNFQASMEKDEVLNVDRKEKCASLPDCCHGGELIGFPAKLLSNISKEVDENDNHEDEEHFLSLEASTETLVHISDGDDNDVSNLGLDKVNHQFTIGRKLTDEEQSLGGAGSLTKMVAMINTNRDSNISETIGDIGEPDYDTVPSEEKEEEDICGSIGKSLELCNYKGLNEVIDAPRENLSSSLNVKEIMPEKQLLHTAIIAQQRRKCDAPKDGHEKADYNVVQGEFTPGLYTGSGRQPFSKADSSNYLMQSPLSSHIMSMEKGLDENGYTEPQVVPEKKCLSNISPVEGTQCLHLKDSLSTHESTDNQVKLRKRKEMREDRDRSRLDSMVLLIMKLDQLDQDIENALSTGSSPSSTPTYKRRHIPDLESGSESGADVISISHSQTHLPPDIHAGALASPCPMAGSGAKPKAGAMLVISEKEKAGE